The genomic segment GGGTTCCAGGTGAAAACTCCCGTCGAGGCCGATTCGTAGAATGGAAAAAGGCGGGCGCGCCGGGCTGGGGCCCTGGTCGCACCGAGGAGGCCGAATGGGACGCGCGAAAAGGGCCGGGAGATGGGTTTGGGGCGCGGCGGTTCTGGCGATTCTTCTGGGGCTGGCGGCGTGCGCCCCCAAGCAGCCCGTAAAGCCCATGCTGACGGTGGCCGAGCTCCTGAAGGACGGAGAATCTTCCGGCCTGAACCTGGGAAATCCCTTCGAGCTGAACGACGCCATCCGACTCGAGGTGGAAAAGGAGGTGGGCTTCGGCGGAACCCCTGTGGATCGATTGAGAAGAACCATACGGTTCCTCAACGATCGGGGCTACCTGAACTTCCGGTACGAGGACAACCTCTCCCTCACGGCCGTGCAGGCCTTCGAGCAGAAAAAGGGAGACTGTCTCTCCTATACGAACCTGTTCATGGGGATCTCCCGGCACCTCAAGATCCCCGCGTACTTCGTCCACGTGAGCGAGGCCCGCAACTACTACGAACGGGAAGGGATCTTCTTCGTGTCCACACACATGGCGGTGGGGTACGGCGGCGGGGCCATCGGGCTTGGAAGCAGTCCGTACACCGTCATCGTGGACTTCACGGAGGAATCTTCCGACTGGCGGCTCTGGCTCTATGAATCCATCGACGATGCGACCGCCGTGGCGCTCTTTTACAACAACATCGCCGTGGACCGTATGCTCGGGGGGGACATCGCCGGGGCCGAATCCATAGTCCGGTTTCTCGTGAGCAAGCGCCCGGGGATGAAGGAGCTTCAGAACAACCTCGGCGTGATTCTCATGAGGCAGGGCCGGTTCGAGGAAGCCCTCGCCCTGCTCCAGGCGGCCATCGAGAAGTTCCCCACCTACCAGCCCCTCTACACGAACGCCGTGCAGGCGGCCCGGGGGGCCCGGCGCCCCGAGGTCGCCCAGTCCATCCTCGAGATGGGTCGAAAGATCGCCCAGGAGGATCCGTTCTTCCTGTTCAACGAGGGCGTGAATGCGTTTCACGAGGGCGATTACGTCTTGGCGGAGTCCCGGTTCAAGGCCGCCATCAAGCGCCAGTCCAACAACCCCTTTCTGTTCGCCTGGCTGTCCCGGGTCCTCCTGGCGTCGGGGAAGGAGGAGGAGGGGGTGGAGGCGTTCCGGAAGGCCCAGGAAATGGCCCCGAACCACCGCCTCATCCGCTCTCTGAGGGACGATTATCCCGTGCTCGCCACGGTGCGGCCCATCAGTCCCGAGAACGGCTCTCCTTGACCGTGCCCGTCCGTCCCGGCTAAACTGATCGGGGACATTCCCCTGATCGGAAAGGACGGAGGCATGACGCGGAATCTGCACCTTCGGACGGGTCTCCTTCTTGCCGCGGCCGCATGGGCGATGGCCGCCTTCGGGTCCGCCGCTGCCCAAGAACCCTACGTGACCCAGGAGGGCTTCTCGGTGGAGTCCAGGATACCTGCCAGCTCCGCCCGTCTCACGGTTCCCCTCTCCCCCCCCTACCGGGCGTTCGCATCGGGTCCCTCGCTGCTGATCGTGAACGACAATCTTCCCGCCGGGCCCGTCGTGGGAACCCTCACCCAGGCGGGGACCATACTGGACATGGACTACGCCCAGGGCCGCCTCTACCTGGCCACCGGAAAGACGGGACTGGTCATCGTGGATGTGTCCGTTCCGGCTTCCCCCGCCATAGTCTCCCGGTTTCCCGTGACCGACGCGCTGCGCGTGGCCGTGCACGAGTCCGGTGAGGCGGCCTACCTGACGGGGGGCACGAGCGTCCTGCGGGTGCTGAACGTGGAGGACCCGTCCCGACCGAAGCAGGCTGACGTGAAGGACTTTACAAACGCAGCCTTCACGGACTCCCTCGTCAGCGGCAACACCCTCCTGGTGGCCGGTGGGGCCAAGGGGATCTTCGTGTATTCCATTGCCGACCCGAAGAATCCGAAAAGGGTTGCCCGGGTGACCCACTTCGCCGCCGTGCACTCCTTGGCCATCCGGGACCGGCTGGTGGCGGCCCTGGACTCGGATTTGGGGGTGGTCCTGGTGGACTTTTCGACCTGGAACGCTCCGAAAATTCTTGGTTCCCTTCCGGAGGCCGTGGGCGCCGTCGGTGCCGCCTTCATGGAGGGGGGGGACGCCCTCTTGGCTGTGGCGGAAGGCGTCCAGGGGACGCGCGTCGTGGACGTAACGAATCCCCAGGCTCCCGTTTCTCGGGCCGTGGCCGCCGGGCCTGTGCCGGCGTTGAACGTGAGCGCCTCCGGCGCGGGCGGCGCCGTCCTGGCCTGCGGCGAAGCCGGGCTCTGGGCCATGGACCTCGGGGATCCGGACCATCCCTCGTTTTCCCCTCTCCTGGTGGGGGACTACCCCAAGGGGGCGCTCGCCGCTCTGGGGAACCGCGCTTACGTGGCCGTGAACTCGAAAATCCAGACCTGGAATTTCTCGGTGCCCTCCTCGCCCTCCCTCGAATCGGAGGTCTCCGTTCCTTCTCCCGCCGTGGACCTCACCGTGGCGGGGGGCCTCCTCCTGGCCTCCTGCCAGGATGCGGGCGTGCTCCTGTTCAGTTTGAACGACCCGGCGGCGCCCTCTCTCCTGGGGTCCTTTGCCTTCGAGGGATCGGCCGGACAGGTGGCGGTGGCGGGCGCGAGAATGGCTGTGGCCGCCGGAGCGAAGGGGGCCTTCCTGGTGGACATCACGGATCCCGCCCACCCCGTCCAAATCGGAGAGTGGACGACCGAAACAGGGTTCATCGCGGGGGTCGCCCTCGGGGATGAGGATCTCCTCTGGGCGGCCCAGAGCGATGGAGGAACCTGGGCCCTTGACGTTTCCGATCCCCAGAATCCGGAAAAAGTCGGCGGGCCCATCTCCTACGACATGAACCAGGGGAGGCTCTACCTTCGGGGGGCCTACCTCTTCCAGCCGACCTTGGAAGGTTCCATCAATCT from the Acidobacteriota bacterium genome contains:
- a CDS encoding tetratricopeptide repeat protein, producing the protein MGRAKRAGRWVWGAAVLAILLGLAACAPKQPVKPMLTVAELLKDGESSGLNLGNPFELNDAIRLEVEKEVGFGGTPVDRLRRTIRFLNDRGYLNFRYEDNLSLTAVQAFEQKKGDCLSYTNLFMGISRHLKIPAYFVHVSEARNYYEREGIFFVSTHMAVGYGGGAIGLGSSPYTVIVDFTEESSDWRLWLYESIDDATAVALFYNNIAVDRMLGGDIAGAESIVRFLVSKRPGMKELQNNLGVILMRQGRFEEALALLQAAIEKFPTYQPLYTNAVQAARGARRPEVAQSILEMGRKIAQEDPFFLFNEGVNAFHEGDYVLAESRFKAAIKRQSNNPFLFAWLSRVLLASGKEEEGVEAFRKAQEMAPNHRLIRSLRDDYPVLATVRPISPENGSP